Within Desulfurobacterium thermolithotrophum DSM 11699, the genomic segment GATGCTGAGGTGTTCCCGGTAGAGGCACATATGACAGCCTTTGCTCCTTCTTCAACAGCCTTTGAGACGGCCATTGTCATTCCTCTATCCTTAAAAGAGCCCGTAGGGTTGAGACCTTCAAACTTAAGATAAAGTTTTATTCCAGGTTTTATCTCTTTTGCTAAGTTGTTAGCCTCTATTAAAGGGGTATTTCCTTCAAGTAGTGTTACTACTGGTGTCTTATCTGTAACTGGTAGAAACTCCCTAAATTCTTCTATTACTCCTTTCCATCTTTTCATTTAAAACCTCCAAAAAAACGCTATAGAAATTAAGTTAAAATAACACAAAGAATTATATTTATTTTAAGTTTATTTGACCAAATTAATTTGGAGGTAGCATGTTTGAAGGTATATACGCTGCTATTCCAACGCCGTTTAAAAATGGAAAAGTAGATGAAGGAGCTCTTATAAGACATATTGAGTTTCTCATAGAAAACGGCGTTGATGGAATAGTTCCATGTGGAACGACAGGCGAAAGTGCAACTCTTTCTTACAAAGAACATGAAGAAGTAATAGCTTTAGCAGTTGAACGGTGTAAAGGAAAAATAAAAGTAATTGCTGGAACAGGTTCAAACTCTACGGAAGAAGCTATAGAACTTACAAAGTTTGCTGAAAAAGTAGGAGCAGATGGAGCTCTCCTTATAACTCCTTACTACAACAAGCCAAATCAGGAAGGACTTTACCTCCACTTCAAAGCTGTTGCTGAAGCTGTGAGTATTCCAATTGTTCTTTACAATGTTCCAGGAAGAACCGGTGTTAACATGCTTCCTGGAACAGTTGCAAGACTTTCTGAAATTGACAACATAGTTGCAATTAAGGAAGCAACGGGAAATCCAAATGTAGCTACAGAAATTATTGAACTGTGTGGCAATAAAATGACCGTTATTTCTGGAGATGACCTTACGTTTCTTCCGTTGCTTTCTGTTGGGGCAAAAGGAATTATTTCAGTAACTGCTAACATTGTTCCTGCTAAGATGGTTAAGATGTACAAAAGTTTTGTTGAGGGAGATATTGAAAAAGCTATGAAGCTTCATTTCGAACTTTATCCATTGTCAAAAGTTTTATTCGTAGATACTAATCCTATTCCTGTAAAAACTGCTCTTAACTTTATGGGAAGAATGGAAAAAGAGTTTAGACTACCTCTATGTCCAACAACTTGTGAAAATGAAGAAAAAATAAAGGCTGTATTAACCAAATTGGGAGTTCTATAATGGCATTTACCGTAAACTACAGGGATCTTGAGAAGCTCTTTCATTACTTTGAGATAAGGGAAAAAGATGCGAAAAATATGCAGTTCCTTGGGAAGATTCTTCTACCCTACGAAGAGGAGTTCGCAGAGGCTTTCTACAACAACCTGATGAAATTTGAGGATATAAAAGAATATCTTCCAGAAAGCAAATTAGAGAAGCTTAAAAAGACTATAAGAATTTGGTACAGAAAACTTTTTTCTGGGAAATACGATTCTGAATATCTCCTTTATCTTCTTCGAGTTGCAAAAGCTCATGTCGAGGAAGGAATTCCTCCCCACTATATCATTGTAGCAATGAATTTCGTTGGTAGATTTTGTACCAGGAGAGTTGCAAAATATTTTTCAGAAAGGGCACATCAGTTCTTTAATAAGAAGTATGAAGATGAGAAAAATGAAATTTGTGATTCTTCACAAAGGGAAATCATAAAAGATTTCATTCTTGATGAAGTATTTGAAAGAATGGAAGATCTAAATAGATCTTTAAGAAAATTTCTAGCGCTTAATGAAGATGTTCTTGTCTCTTACTATGTAGATTCTGAACTAAGAACGTTTATAAATGCAAGTAAAATAGAAAGATTTATCATTTCTTTTAGTAAAAAATTTGCAATATTTATGGATATTGCAATACTTTTGGGGCTTATGTTTCTTGCTATCTTTGTTATTGGTCTTTTCGGCATGGATATATCCCACATATTCCATGGAGATCTTGCTCACGGACTCATTGCTGCGCTTGGTGATTTACTGATTCTTTGGACAGTTCTTGAACTCCTCAATAGTGAAATTAAGTTCATGCTTGGTGGGGAGCTCGCAGTTAGTGCATTTGTTAGTGTTGCTCTTGCAGCAACCATCAGGGAAGCCTTGGTTGTTTCACTTGAGCACGATAAACCGATAGAGTTTAAGCTGGGGATAGGAGCTTTAATTCTTATTCTTGGTATTGTTTTTGGAATCGTTAAGTGGTTTGAGCTGAAAAAACAAAGAAGAAGAGGTTAAGAGATGGTAAAAGTAGCTGTAGCTGGTGCTAAAGGAAGGATGGGAAATTTGATAGCAGACTTGGTTCTTCAAGATAGAGATTTAAAGCTTGTAGGAGTTACAGAAAGACCAGATTCAGATGTTATTGGTGGAGAGTTTTCTGAGGGCGTTAATTTCTATGCTTCGCTAAGGGATATTCCAGAGAAGCCTGATGTTGTAATTGATTTTACGGTTCCAGAGGCTACTTTGAGACTTTTAGACGAAGCAAAAGAAATCGGAGCTGCTCTTGTTATAGGGACTACAGGTTTTACAGATGAAGAGAAAAGGAAAATAGAAGGAACTGCAAAATCTGTTCCTGTTGTTTTCTCTCCTAACATGAGTCTTGGTGTAAACCTTCTTTTTAAATTGGTTGCTGAAGTAACAAAAGCCTTAAAGGATAAAGGTTACGATATAGAGATATTCGAAATTCACCACAGGTTCAAAAAAGATGCTCCTTCTG encodes:
- the dapA gene encoding 4-hydroxy-tetrahydrodipicolinate synthase, with amino-acid sequence MFEGIYAAIPTPFKNGKVDEGALIRHIEFLIENGVDGIVPCGTTGESATLSYKEHEEVIALAVERCKGKIKVIAGTGSNSTEEAIELTKFAEKVGADGALLITPYYNKPNQEGLYLHFKAVAEAVSIPIVLYNVPGRTGVNMLPGTVARLSEIDNIVAIKEATGNPNVATEIIELCGNKMTVISGDDLTFLPLLSVGAKGIISVTANIVPAKMVKMYKSFVEGDIEKAMKLHFELYPLSKVLFVDTNPIPVKTALNFMGRMEKEFRLPLCPTTCENEEKIKAVLTKLGVL
- a CDS encoding protoglobin domain-containing protein; amino-acid sequence: MAFTVNYRDLEKLFHYFEIREKDAKNMQFLGKILLPYEEEFAEAFYNNLMKFEDIKEYLPESKLEKLKKTIRIWYRKLFSGKYDSEYLLYLLRVAKAHVEEGIPPHYIIVAMNFVGRFCTRRVAKYFSERAHQFFNKKYEDEKNEICDSSQREIIKDFILDEVFERMEDLNRSLRKFLALNEDVLVSYYVDSELRTFINASKIERFIISFSKKFAIFMDIAILLGLMFLAIFVIGLFGMDISHIFHGDLAHGLIAALGDLLILWTVLELLNSEIKFMLGGELAVSAFVSVALAATIREALVVSLEHDKPIEFKLGIGALILILGIVFGIVKWFELKKQRRRG
- the dapB gene encoding 4-hydroxy-tetrahydrodipicolinate reductase; this encodes MVKVAVAGAKGRMGNLIADLVLQDRDLKLVGVTERPDSDVIGGEFSEGVNFYASLRDIPEKPDVVIDFTVPEATLRLLDEAKEIGAALVIGTTGFTDEEKRKIEGTAKSVPVVFSPNMSLGVNLLFKLVAEVTKALKDKGYDIEIFEIHHRFKKDAPSGTAMRLAEIIAENLGKDLDEIGVYGRRGIVGERKPDELGVLAARMGDVVGDHTVFFATLGERLELTHRATSRETFARGAVVAAKWVAGREAGLYTMFDVLGI